The genomic segment CGGGTTCCCCGTCTTTCTCGTCCTGACGCAGTGCGACCGGCTCGCGCGCCCCGGCGACACCGAGCGGACCTGGGAGGAGCGCGTGCGGCACCGCGCCGAGACCGCGTGGGCGGCGTTCGACGCGTTCCTGAAAGACGCCGACGACCACGACGTGGCCCCGGCGCCGTTCCTGCCGTTCGGCAGCGTCCACCTCGACGTGCTGGCGGTCGCGGTGCGCCGGCCCCCGGTGCCGGGCGTCCTGTCGCCCCTCAGCCAGCCGTATCAGGTCGCCGAGCTCTTCCGCGATTGCTTCGCCCAGGCGAAAGCGCACCGCGCCCGCGCCCGCGCCTCCGACACCCGCCTGAAGTGGACGGCCCGGCTCGCCCTCACCGCCGTGGCGGCGCTGCTCACCAGCTTCGCGGTGGTCGCGCTGTTCCCGCCTCAACCGTCGGGCCCGGGACTCGCAGAAAAGGTGCGGACCTACGAGCGGTTCGAACCGCCCGCCGCGTCGCGTCTTGCGGACGACCAGATCGAGCGGAACAAGAACGCCCTGCTCCGGTTCAAGTTGGACGGCGACTACCCGGACCTGCCCCCGGACCTGCGCGGGTTCGTCGAGAGCCGGATCAAGGAGATCGAGGACTACGAGGCGTTCCGCAGTCAGCTCGCGGCCACGCCCGCGCCGGCGTCCGCGCGGAACCTGCCCGACCTGTACAAGATCCGCGCCACGCTCACCAGCGCGCTCGACCTACCCCCCGAGTACGCGTGGGGCGAAACGGCCGCGGCCGTGCTGCGCCGCAAGTGGCTCGATGACGTGAAGGCCATCGAGCAGGCGGAGGCGGATATGGTCGCGTACTATCGCAAGTACGACACGGAAGCGACTGCTCTGCTGCTCACGCGGGTGTTCGACGCCGGTTGGCTCGCGCGTATCGCCACGCTGACCGAAGAGGGTGACCGCCCGCCGTTTCCGCTGAAGAACCCGATCCCGAATTCGCCGACCGTCAATCAGCCGCGCGGCGAACCGGTGGCGTATTCCGTGCCTTATGAATTCGACGAGGTGTACCACGTCCGCCGCGGCTGGCAGCAGGCCCGTGACCGGCTCGCACACTTGCGCGATCTAGCCGACGCGCTCGGCGCCACCACGCCGCCGACCCGACCGGCCGCGGTACTGATGTTACCGGAACCGAACGGCGTGGATTCTGCCTCTCTAGCGACCGAGCGTTTGGCGGCGCTCCGCGAAGCGTATCCGGACCTCGCCGAGGACGGTTCGGAGTGGGAGGCGCAGAACTTCCCCGATCCGGCCCGCACGGAACTGACCACGCGGTTACAAAAATCGTTCGCGAACGGCGTGCGGCACGTTCAGAAACTGATGAAGGTGCAGGATACGAAAGACGGCTGGAAGGCGCTGGCCGGAACGCTTTCCGACCCGACCTACCGCGAGTGGGGCCAGTTGCTCCAACTACTCGACCGGCTACAAAACCCGTCGGCACCGGACCCCGTGACGATCCTCTCCCACTTCCTCAGCGACCTCGATACCAAGGCGTTCGAGCTGGATCTGCGGGGCTTCGAGTTGACGGTTCCGCTCGATTTGACGGTGGGGTTGGATCGCGTCGAGCCGGTCGGGCCGCTGGCCCTCACGCTGACCCGCGGACAGAACGCACCCGTGACCGTGAAGTTCACCGTGAGTAAGGGCGACACTCACGACAACGTCACGGTGTACCGGCTGACGCCCGAGGGTGGCACCAAGCTCGCGTACTACGCCGGCGACGACCTGCGCGCCGAGCTGCCGGTGAGGGCCGGTACGCAATCGCTCGCGCTGCGATGGGACACCGGCGATTCGAACACATTCCGGTTCGACCGTCTGGGCCGTGAACCGCGTCTGACGAAGCCGACCAGCGGGACCGAGCCCGCCACCGGCGTGAAGCTCGTCCCCACATCAGGCAGCACCGTTCCCCGGTTCCCGGTACTCATGCCGCTTACGACGAAGTAGCCCGCCAGCAACACCGCTCACGGCTCTCCCGTCGGTCGCGGTCGAGGAGGCTTGGCGACGAGGTCCAACGGCCCTGAGCTATGCGGGTCTCGCTCGCGCTGATACGCAAGGCGATCGGCCGTCGGGCCTCGCGTGCCAAGCCACGCTCGACCGCGACCGACGGGATCACAGGAGCAGTGCAACGCTGCGGGCAGTTGAGGAGCAGAGATCGAAGACACGATCCCCATGATCATGTTGTCGGGAATGGCCGCCGACGAGCGACTGTTCGCCCCTCAGCTCGCCCGGTTCCCGAACCTACGGGTTCAGCCGTGGGTCCAACCGTTCCCCGGAGAGGCGCTGCGGGGCTACGCCTCCCGGTTGGCGCGACTGGTTGATCCGGGCCGGCCGTGCATCGTGGGCGGGGCGTCTTTCGGGGGCATCGTCGCCCTCGAGATGGCGCCCCACCTCAGTGCTTTGGGATGCGTCCTGATCGGGAGCGTCCGGTCGCCCCTCGAACTTCCGTGGCGGTGGCGCTACCTCGCGCCGTTGGCCGAACTCGGACCCGATCGGGTCGCCGTCCTCACGCGAACTGCCGCACACTGGGGGAACGGCGTTTTCGCCCGCGCAACCCTTCGCCGGTTGGAACGCCTGTCGCGACCCGAGGCCGCGTTCGTCCGCTGGGCGATGTGCGCGGTGGTACGCTGGCGGTCCCGACCCGCGACCGGCCGGACCCGGGTCTTCCAGATCCACGGTGCGCTCGACCGAACGCTGCCGGTCGAGCGCACCCGACCGGATGTGATCGTACCCGCCGGCGGACACGCGCTGACGCTGTTCAGCCCCGCGGCGGTGAACGAGTTCCTGGCCGCTGTGGTTCGTGGGCTCACTGATCAGATGCGCCCGAAGCCGGCTCTCAGGCCAGCACTTCCTTCACCGCCCGACCGCTCACGTCGGTGAGTCGGAAATGGCGTCCGGTGTGATCGAGACCGTTTGTTATCACAAACGCGGGTCGTGAGGTCGTGTTGAAGTCGAACCCATCCAGGGCCGCGGACACATCGAGCGCCGCTCGGCTTAACTCGTTCGCCGTCGCGGGGGGGCCGTCAGCGAGGCCCTCCGCAACCCCGACGGCGTCAGCGGCGAGGGGATTGCAGACCAAATCCGACAACCGACGGTAACAGGCACAGGCGAACAGCCTCAACTTCCGGCCGCGCACGCGGCCCCGCACCACCCGCATCAGCAACCGAATCTCGGCGCCGCGGTGCGTCCGCCATCACGCCGGCGGGAGCGGCGGCGGGGCCGCCGAGAACAGCGGCGCGAGTTCCACCACGTTCTCGGCGGCGATCCATCCGTCCATTCCGTTGCGCCACACGAGCGTCTTGCGCCCCAGCGCCCCCTCACGCACCTTGGCCGAAAGGGTCACCAGGTCGAACGGGCCGACCACCGCGCCGCCCAGCGCGACGTGGAACTCGAGCGTCGCCGGCAGCGGCGGGCGGCCCGGCGGCGGGCGCGCGGGGGCGGGCCCCGAGATGGTCACGGGTTCCGCGGGCGGGGTCCACATCCGCGTCGGGTGGATCGGTTCAAAGAGCTCGGTCGACGGCCCCTCCGATTCGCCGGACCCGTGGTCCGGTACGTCCGACAGCAACAGCCGCTCGGACTTCGGCCCCGCCGACGGCTGCCGCGCGCTGAAGATCCCCTCGGGCGCCGTTTCGACGATCGGAAGGCGGACCGACTTGGGATCGGTCCCCCGCGGGAGCGGCGGTTCCAACACGGCGGCCAGTTCGGCGGGCAACGAAGGCAGGCCGTACTGCACCGGCGCGGACTTCCGCTGTGGGCTCGGGGCCGGAACCGGAACCGGAGCAGTCGTCGCGACAGGAGCCTGGGGTACGGTTGGGACTTTGTTCGAGCGCGCGGGTGAGAACTGTGGGAGCGGAACGTCCGCGTGGTACCCGTCGCTGCCGCCGGTCGTGCTGTGCGCTGACGGGTGCGACGGCCGGCGCACTTCGGGCGGCGCGGACACGATCTCGACCGTGAAATCGGTCAGCGTCATGCCGATCCCGAGCAGGACGTCGGCCAGCAACTCACCGGCGAGCGACCCGAGGCGCCCCTTTGATCCGAGCAGGTCGGCCCCGTCCAACCGGCCCGTGCGAACGATCTCGCTGAACTGGTTCGCGATGAGGCCGCCGAGCTGGGCGAGCGTGGCCCCGGTGCCCTCCCCGCCCCCGGGAACCGTCTCGCGGACGAACGCCACCGGGTCCGTGATCACGAACCCGAACTGACCGCTCACCTTCGCACGCACCGGGTTGTTGTCCGCGTCCCGCGCGACGACGGAGCCCGGCGTCGCCCACGGGACCCCGGACCGGGGCACCACCGAGACGAAAAAAACGTCGGCCCGGAACGAGGCGCTGGCGTCGCGCAACTCGTTCGCAGCCGCCAACCGGGGCAACGTGACGGGCGTCAATGTGTGTCGTCCGGGACCGAGCACGTCCGCAACGTTTCCCCGCGCGGCAAGGACGCTCACTTGCCCGTCACGAACGGTCAACTCCGTTCCGACCTTGAACCGCGTGTACGGGCCGCGCGAGACGACGACGTCCCGCGCGTGCGGCTCGACCCACTCGATCCGGTCGGCCGGAGGCGAGCCCATCAGGCGGTCCCATAACCCCATCGCAGCACCCGTATTGTGTGAAGGTTGTGAAGACGTGTGGTCGATCCACAGGGCCATTCTGCCGTCCGATCGCGCCGGGGGCAACCACTTCACACGAACTTGTTCCCGGGGTCAGTACGGCGGTAACAACCGGCGTGCGGCGTGAACCAGAACCCACGCCAGGAACGCGGCGTTCCGGGCCGGGAGTGCCCACACCGCGATCGGGTGCGGGCGCTGCGGATCGGTCCGCCACGCCCCCGCGCCGACGCGCTCCGCGAGCCCGGCCACCCACCGTACCGAGCGCGGCCAGTCGATGATTTCGCCGAGCCACTCCGCCGGGATGCCCGCCCGGCCGACCCGTGCCCCCACCAGCGCGCCGGTAATCGCCGCGACCGTGTCCGTGTCGCCGCCGCAGCGGATCGCGGACTGCACCGCGCGCGGTAGTCGTCGGGATGGCGGAGCCACGCGTACAGCGCGACCGGGACGGTGTGGTACATGTACCCCGAGACGCCGCGGGTCAGACCGAGGGCCGCGGCGAACTCTTCCGTGGTTCGGTTGTCCCGCAAGCAGGAGACGGCGGTACCGAGCGACACCAACAGTTTGGCCGACGCCGGTTCGGCACCCGTGAGATCGCGTACCTCATCGACGAGGGCCGCGGGGTCGGGCGGCGCCGCGCCGCGCGTGGTCGCGGAACGGTGCGCGGCCCACGCGACCGCCAGCGCGCCGCACTCGGCCTTCGTGTCGGCGTGAGTGACGCGCGTCGAAGCACGAACGAACGCCCGGAGCCGCTCGCGATCGGGGCCGAGACAGGTCCCGAGGAGCGGGGCGCGCATGGCCGGACCGTTGCCGGCGGAGAACACCCCGCTGCGCTCCGGCGACCAGCCGAGCCACAACCGGGCGCACGCCGTGATCGTCGCACGGCCCGTACCCGCGGGGAGCCCGGCCGCCCACCAGCGCAGCCGCCAAGCCAGATCGCGTAGGAAAACCGCCGGATCGCCGCCGGAGGCGAGGAGCGCCTGTCCCGTGAGGCAGGCGTGCTCGGTGTCGTCCGAGAACGCCCCGCGGCGGAAGAAGAACTGGTACCGGTCGAGGTGCGGAAAGAGGCGCCCGGCCCGCCGGGCGGAGAGGTTCTCGCACGGGAGGCCGAGGGCGTCCCCGACGGCGAGGCCGAGGAGACAGCCGGAGACGGCGTCGCGGTCGGGCGTCATACCGAAATCATAGCCCGTAAACGGGTCACCGGCCGATCGGACTGGGCCGGGAGATGTAGCCGTTCGGCCCGATGCGGTAGTCGTCCTCGGTAATCGCCAGGCGCTCCCGGCCGCGCTGCTGCTGCTCCTCGATGGAATAAATCGGCTTGGTGTCGCCGTTCGGCAGCCGCTCTTGTGGATCGACTTTGCCCATCCGCCGCGTCTCCAGGGGCCCGGAGAAGCGGTTACAACCGACCAACGCGACGAGGCACAACAGAAGCATCAGCCGCCGGCACATGGCAAGTTCCCCCGAGAGTTGCGATTCCGTCCGCAACACGATTATCGCCACCCCGTCCACCGCACCTCCACTGCAGCCCCCGCCGCCCGGCCGGCGCTGCGGGCCGCACCCTTCCCGACCTGCGCCACCGGTCCGGCTTACCAGAACCGCCGGCCCGGCGCACGGCGCCGCCGTTCGCCGGACCCCGCCGCGCCAGCCCGACTTGTGCGCCGGCGGGCGGGCTCATACCATAATTCTGACCTTCCGCCACACCCGCTTCCGCCAACCGGTCGGGCACCTTCGCCTCGGGTTGGGTTACCCCCAGCACGGGGTCCGCCGTTATGGCCACAGCCGATCGCCTCAAGAAGCTCAAGAGCCAGGTCCCCGAGTACCCCGACGACGTGTTCGCGGAAACGCGCATGTCCCTCGGCGAGCACATCGAGGAGCTGCGCTACCGCATGATCGCGGCCCTCAAGTGGCTGCTGTTTTTCCTCATCATCGGGTTCATCCTCGACGGGATCGGCGGGGCCATCGGGAACAAG from the Frigoriglobus tundricola genome contains:
- a CDS encoding alpha/beta fold hydrolase, which produces MIMLSGMAADERLFAPQLARFPNLRVQPWVQPFPGEALRGYASRLARLVDPGRPCIVGGASFGGIVALEMAPHLSALGCVLIGSVRSPLELPWRWRYLAPLAELGPDRVAVLTRTAAHWGNGVFARATLRRLERLSRPEAAFVRWAMCAVVRWRSRPATGRTRVFQIHGALDRTLPVERTRPDVIVPAGGHALTLFSPAAVNEFLAAVVRGLTDQMRPKPALRPALPSPPDRSRR
- a CDS encoding SPFH domain-containing protein, producing MALWIDHTSSQPSHNTGAAMGLWDRLMGSPPADRIEWVEPHARDVVVSRGPYTRFKVGTELTVRDGQVSVLAARGNVADVLGPGRHTLTPVTLPRLAAANELRDASASFRADVFFVSVVPRSGVPWATPGSVVARDADNNPVRAKVSGQFGFVITDPVAFVRETVPGGGEGTGATLAQLGGLIANQFSEIVRTGRLDGADLLGSKGRLGSLAGELLADVLLGIGMTLTDFTVEIVSAPPEVRRPSHPSAHSTTGGSDGYHADVPLPQFSPARSNKVPTVPQAPVATTAPVPVPAPSPQRKSAPVQYGLPSLPAELAAVLEPPLPRGTDPKSVRLPIVETAPEGIFSARQPSAGPKSERLLLSDVPDHGSGESEGPSTELFEPIHPTRMWTPPAEPVTISGPAPARPPPGRPPLPATLEFHVALGGAVVGPFDLVTLSAKVREGALGRKTLVWRNGMDGWIAAENVVELAPLFSAAPPPLPPA